A window from Granulicella tundricola MP5ACTX9 encodes these proteins:
- a CDS encoding oleate hydratase, whose product MTQRRALQEDTKIYVIGGGIASLAAAAFLIRDAGLKGHNIIILEDSERIGGSLDANGTPEAGYVMRGGRMIESKYLCTFDLFSSIPTMDNSQSVTEEIFAWNKTMKTSSKSRLFRNGKSVDAPLFGLSESHILTIERLGVEPESLLGRTTISDQFEPDFFETDFWFMWCTTFAFQPWHSAVEFKRYLVRFTHMVSGFSTLGGIMRTVYNQYDSLVRPLQRWLEERGVQVSLNTKVLDLVTVNDSHGFAVEQIVCERGGHPEPIHLSPSDFVIATLGSMTEGSSFGGMDQAATLNPRADGGAWSLWKKISAREPECGKPTNFSNNTENSKWLSFTTTLRSPNFFTSIRDLTGNAPGEGGLITFPESNWLTSIVLPHQPHFLGQPDDVNVFWGYGLFVDQPGNFVKKPMAECTGREIMTEIMGHLHLGEQAAAVLSKSTCIPCMMPFITSQFLPRSAGDRPAVLPERSKNLAFIGQFCELEDDVVFTVEYSVRSAQTAVYGLLGIDRKPHPVYKGNHDPRVLLKAFLTLHGKRDREALLEPPKSI is encoded by the coding sequence ATGACCCAGAGGCGAGCTTTACAAGAGGATACGAAGATTTATGTAATCGGGGGCGGAATTGCTTCTCTAGCAGCGGCAGCTTTTCTCATCCGGGATGCTGGGCTCAAGGGGCACAACATCATCATCCTCGAAGATTCAGAGAGGATTGGTGGGAGTCTCGACGCGAACGGAACCCCGGAAGCCGGCTACGTCATGCGTGGGGGCAGGATGATCGAGAGTAAATACCTTTGCACCTTCGACCTCTTTTCGTCGATTCCCACCATGGACAACAGTCAGTCGGTGACGGAAGAAATCTTCGCTTGGAACAAAACGATGAAAACGTCGTCGAAGTCCCGCTTGTTCCGCAATGGCAAAAGCGTAGATGCCCCGCTTTTCGGCTTGAGCGAAAGTCACATTCTGACCATCGAGCGACTGGGGGTCGAACCCGAATCATTGCTCGGGCGGACCACCATCTCCGATCAATTCGAACCTGACTTCTTCGAAACTGATTTCTGGTTTATGTGGTGTACGACCTTTGCATTCCAGCCTTGGCACAGTGCCGTGGAGTTCAAGCGCTACCTCGTGCGGTTCACGCACATGGTCTCCGGCTTTAGCACCTTGGGTGGCATTATGCGAACCGTCTACAACCAATACGACTCGCTTGTGCGACCGCTTCAACGGTGGTTGGAGGAGCGAGGGGTACAGGTATCACTGAACACGAAAGTGTTGGATCTCGTCACCGTAAACGACTCCCATGGCTTCGCTGTAGAGCAAATTGTTTGCGAGCGAGGGGGACATCCCGAACCAATCCATTTGTCGCCGTCCGATTTTGTGATCGCTACACTGGGCTCGATGACCGAGGGCTCAAGTTTTGGAGGAATGGACCAAGCTGCCACTCTGAATCCGCGCGCGGATGGCGGTGCCTGGTCTCTGTGGAAGAAGATCTCTGCGAGAGAGCCAGAGTGCGGGAAGCCCACAAATTTTAGCAATAACACGGAGAATTCGAAGTGGCTGTCTTTCACCACCACACTTCGTTCTCCAAACTTCTTCACTAGCATTCGCGACCTAACGGGTAATGCCCCAGGGGAAGGTGGTCTCATCACGTTCCCGGAATCGAACTGGCTAACGTCGATCGTTCTGCCCCATCAACCGCATTTCCTTGGTCAACCAGACGATGTCAATGTGTTTTGGGGATACGGACTATTTGTCGATCAACCTGGGAACTTCGTCAAAAAGCCAATGGCCGAGTGCACCGGGCGAGAGATCATGACAGAGATCATGGGACATCTTCACCTAGGCGAACAGGCCGCTGCGGTATTGAGTAAGAGCACGTGTATACCGTGCATGATGCCCTTCATTACGAGTCAGTTCTTGCCTCGCTCCGCCGGAGATCGTCCTGCAGTGCTCCCTGAGCGTTCAAAGAACCTTGCCTTCATCGGCCAATTCTGCGAACTAGAAGATGATGTGGTATTTACGGTGGAGTATTCGGTCCGCTCCGCGCAAACGGCAGTTTACGGGCTGCTTGGGATTGATCGAAAGCCGCATCCAGTCTACAAGGGGAATCACGACCCGCGTGTTCTTCTCAAAGCGTTCCTCACGCTGCATGGGAAACGCGATCGGGAAGCCCTCCTTGAGCCTCCAAAGTCAATTTAG